The genomic region AGCAGAAAAGGGGATGTCCCTCTTCCCTGGCTCAATACCACAACCAGCAGCCATGTAACAAGGCAGAAAACCATTTcacctttaaaaacatttgttgAAGGCACCAGGCTGAGCCCAAAGAGAGGATCAAGCAAGAGCACTGGTGATGGGACATGGCTGCTTTGCCTCATGAAGGAGGCAGGCTCAGGGGTGCACAGGTTCAAAAGTCATGTTCAACATAAAcatcaatgacctggatgaaggGAGAGAGTGTACATTCAGCAAGATAGCTGATGATGCAAAACTGGGATGAGTGGCTGACCCACCAGAAAGCCGTGTTGCTATTCAACCTGGACAGGATAGAGCCAGTTAAAGTTCAACAAAGCAaagtgtagggtcctgcacctAGGGTGAAATATGCCCATGGAGCAGTACAGGTtaggaaagcagctctgcagagaaggacctgggagtcctggtggacaagaAGCTAACCACAAGCCAGCATTCTGCTCCTGTGGCCAAGGCAGCCAATTGTATCTTGGGGTGCATTAACAGGAGTGTGTCCAGCACATCCATGGAGGTTgtcatcctcctcctctgctctgtcctagtgaggccacatcttgagtaCTACCCAGTTCTGTGCACCACAGGTCAAGACAAGGAGCTACaggagagagtccagcagacAGCCACAAAGCCGGGGACTAAAGCACCTCTCTTACGAagaaagaaaggctgagagacctgggtcTGTTTAttctggagaagactgagagggcTGTATCAAGAAGATGGGGCCGGATTGTttccagtggtgcccagtgacagatAGGGCACAAGGTGGAACCCAGGAACTTCCATTTgaaaattaggaaaaacttAGTTATTTTGAGtgtaacagagcactggaataAGCTGCTCAGAGAGGCTGCAAAGTTGCCTTTTCGGGAGACACACCAAGACCTGCCTGAACCTGACACTGTACGACCTGCCCTCGATGAAACTCCTTTGGCAGGtgggttggactcgatgatctccagaggtccaaCCTCTACTACTCTGTGATGGTCATCTCTCTACAGCAACCAAGAGGAATGGCCCAGGGGACCCGTTACCATGGTCCTGAGGCCTACTTCTGCTTCCAAAGCCCCTCCACCAtatcttcttcctcctccttcttccctcagAGCCTCAGACCCTGAGGTGGCAGAGTTGTACAACCCCACACACAAAATACGCAAGAAGCAGGAAGGGCCACGTCCTATAGGGAACGTGTGTgtgggggaggggaaggcagggatCCCGACAGCCTGCAAAACCAGCAGGGATAAttattcctcctcctcctcctggcccGGGACAGAGGAAACACGAAGAGTACACTCGCTAAGCGAACAGAACAGCAGCACTcgcccccctctccctgccccacggcCTCCATGTTCCTGCCACCCTGCCGGCACTGCGCATGTTCCGcgccgcggccgccgccgccgccggccggatggaggaggaagaggaggatggaggcCGGGGAGCCGCGGGGATCCCGGCGGCGGTGGCAACATCGTCGTCTCGCCGCTTCGTCCGGTGCCTTTACATGGTGGGCTTCCTGGTAAGCGGGGAGGGGTGGGATGAGGCGGCGGTGCCCTTCCTGGGCGGCCGCGCCTGAGAAGCTGAGTGCTTCCCCCCCTCTCACACGGCCTGCGGCTCACCCCGGGGCGGCAGTGCTGGAGGCAGAATGAGGGGGGAGGGCGGTCGGAGCAGTGAGGTCCCCTCAGGGTTTGTCAGGAGACGCTGGAAAGGTTAAAGTCAGGGAGACATCCCCCAGTACAGCCCTCGACGTCCCTTGTGCCGCTGCCCTGGTGTCGGTTCCGCCTCGTAGCGGGGCTTCCCCGGCGCGCTCCAGATAGAGGTCCATCACTTCAGCtccttttggggttttttttgaattTGAGTGTTTGTAGCGATAAAGGTGTGCGGCTGTGTTGTTTTTAACACGCGGATTGTCGGGTAGTCTGGTACCGAGGCATGATTTTCCAGCCGGTGGGTGAAATGGAATGGTTGAGCCTCCTATAGCTGTGTTGCCCTGTGCTTATCACGGGGGTGTTACTTGTTTCCTTGAAATAACAGTGCTTagtgtaaacagaaaaaaaatttaaattaaaaaaatataaaattacaaCATCCTTCCCCCCCAGAAAAACCCTCAAATCAAACAGTTGTgctttttcaaaacaaacaaagcaaacaacccCAACCAaatgcaaacaacaaaaaaaaccccaaccaaccaaacaaccccccccaaacaaacaaacaaacccccacaCTTTTACTGAAAGAGCATATTGTATTGACTTTAAAGAAGCTTTGGATTCTGTAGTGATTTTTGAGTCTTAAGAAAAAGTCatttaattaatataaaattaaaagggaTTACTTGAAAAGTTAATACAAAATGAGGACAAATCGTACAGTGAAAGGTAGGTTTATTCTGTTACTTGTTGTTAGGCTGGGCTGTAGAACCAAGCTAGTTGGTTTGGGTCCTGGAGCAAATATTCCAGGAAAAAGTGGGTTAGAGCAAGCTTTGCTTCTTAGCTCAACTATAAACGTTGTTGTTCTTCAACCTTGCTGGAGCTAAGCTGGAGTACAGATTGAAACCAACCAAGAAGTGAGTGCCCTGTTAGAGCATGTAAAGAGTGGtgaaatagaatcatagaacggtgtgggtgggaagggaccttcaagatcatctggttccaagccccctgcctAGGCAGAGACACTTACTACTGGACCAGGTCAAATATGTTAATAAAGAAATGCTGTCCTTGATAGAAGCTTCCTGTAGGCAATCAAGTACAGCATAGTTATAATTTGACTAAAGAAATGATAGGTGAAAGGAGAAATAGCCCATCTATGTCAGTGGTTAATGAGTCTTGCTTTATCTGCATAGCTATGACAAGTCCAGTCCTGCCAGGGTATattctgaaatttctcttttcaaatgTCTCTATTGATCACCTGGACGAGGTCATTGAACCTCTCTTCAGGTTTGCAGATATGTTACAGAAGAGGTTCATAAGTCAAGTGCTCTGTTTGCTAATGCTGATGTGTTTTACAATGATTCTCACCTTGTAAGTCTCAATTTCAACCATCTGATGATACTTAATGACAGACTGAGAATTGACTGTAGTGCTGGCATTGTTGCTTTGGCATTGTTGCAATTATTAAGGCTTTGGGCATACTATGAAAGGACTTAGTGGGGTTCAGCTCCAGCAGTCACTGATAAATTATTATCTTGTTCCAAAAGATCTTCTGTAAGGTTCTGCTCTGAAATAGGGCACTGTATGCTGTGCCAGATAATAGTAGCTAAAGAACTACTGGGTCACTATGGTTAGCTttacaaaagataaaaaaatcaaaggaatgAGGGGATCCTTGTCTTGTTCACTATAGGCAGTGTCCTTTGCCCTCCTGACAAAATGTCTTCActtacactattttttttccatgtttctctttttttcactgaatttcttAATTGAACACAAAGGCTGTCTCTAAGTAGGTTTAGATCTGCCGTAGCTACTTTGCCATTGTGTTTGAGAGATACAGtttttttgctctctttgcacaagtaaaaagtatttttaggTGATTGAAATTACAGGccattttgaatttaaaatattttctagtcaATACTTTTCCAGTTAAACGGGTGAAGTTTAATATATATTGACAgaatatttaatgtttaaatataGATCTTTGGAATAGTTGCATTTGGAGGGTGAAAGAGGAATGCTGTTTTCCTAGTTTTTAACTCCCCTGTGAGGCAGTCCTTTATCTTTCAGTTTATGTGGTTTTGTAATCTTGTATGTACTGGATGCATCGTAGAGGTTACAACATACTACACgagtcatgaaaaaaataactttgtatTGAtatggaactttttttttttttaatattgactGTTACAAGACTAGGTTGCCATCATCTCTGTACAAGTTATCAGTTGTTAAGTTTTTTCCTGTATTCTTTTCAGGATTTATTTGGTGTGAGCATGGTTGTTCCTTTAATGAATCTTCATATCAAATCTCTAGGAGCAAGTCATACAGTTGCTGGAATAATAGGTGAGTTGCAGCACTTGACTGATTTACCAAAGAATAAGATGTGAACTGGATTATGCTTTACTGCAAGTGGGACATTATAACATAATTCTTCCCTGCTAATAGCATAATAAAAAGTAAGGCCAATTTCCAAGTAAAACTATAAGGGCCCCCATACTGAGTTAGACCCAAAGACCTACTCAAACTTGCATACTGGCAAATAGCTGTAAGCAAGTGCCTGGGAAAGAGTATCCTTGGAAAGAACAAGGAAATCTTTCAGTAGGACTTGTACAGATAGTTTTCCAGAATCCAAGAATTCACAGCTCAGCAACTTTGAGAGCCCGAGGTGTTGCTTTTAGTTTTATTGTTATTTACAGGGTTTGCAAACAGTACTTCTGCAGTTagttctccagacctttccaAAGCCCACAATTGCTCCCAGTTTGATGAAATTCCTTGCAACTATATTTTGGCAAAATATTTAACACTTTTAAGGAAGTATTTACAAGTTAAAAATGAAGTGGTGGGAAAAAGTTCTGTGGTTCTAAAGTTCTTATTTATATCTTCAGGTACTGTTTATATTATGATGATAAAAGTGTGGTATTATTTATGGCTATGTGAGGTTGATTGGGGCTCTTTTAATCAGTTTTTTATTAccttgggtttttattttgatgaaaCTTAGCACTTTTCAGGAACTCCTTCTTGTTCTGTTCTGAGTTTTCAGAACATTATTTTAAGCAGTAGGTCATCAAAACTGTGTTTTCAACAGTCTGCTATAATTTTTAACTCTAAAAGAAAGTGGGTTTTGAGATGTATTCTTACAAATGAAAGTCTGGCAGatgtttctctctgcttttcttcactgCTTCTCCTCTGATACTACATGCTGCTTAACTCTTAGCCTCCAAAATGAAAGAGTAGGGTCTAGGGTAATATTCTGTGGTGCCTTCTAACACGTTGAAGCACTATGTAGAAGTAATTAGTGCCttccagaaatgaaaattatctCTTGATTCTGAGAAAGCAACTATAAATGCCAGTGTTTAATACATCATACAAAGCAACATCCTTATTCATTAGTTGTACAAGTTTTCAGCAGAAACTTTTTCCTTAGTTATATGGTAAACTCcacttttgtctttctttctcttcctattATTCTCATAAGTCATTTCCAgagtttttcatgttttaaatttttgtgcaaatttatttaaaaaaaaaaatcagtttaatatttaacatttgtATTTTACTTGTTTTAGGATCTCTGTATGGTATAATGCAACTATTTTCCAGCACATTTGTGGTGAGTTCTAACACTGCTTTCCTAAGTATTTTGGTATTTCTCTGGATTTTAGTAGGGAAAAGGATAAGATTAGtaattgtgtttcttttaatttttaaaatatttaaagtgttCATATAAGTATTTTTTGTTGGATCCAATTTTTAGTTTGTGTGGAAAATGTTGCATTTATGGAGAATTACCACTTTTTTAGAACTAAACAGAGCGTGGCCTTTAGACAATAACTGGAATCCTTGTTTGGTCTCATGTATTACTGAACACATCTCAGTCATACAGGGTTCTCTTCAGTGCTGGTACTAGTAATGCAGTAGCCTGTCCACAAAGCAGTCTCAGGTCAGCTCTTCATAATCCTGTTACCTACAGTTTGCTTTCCCTGTTTAATGAGCAGTGCCCTGTGGCCTAAATTCATACAGTGTGCCTTTGGGATTTGTagggttttattttctattagcttttgatttttttacatcCTAACCTAAGCAAAACTACAAAGACTAAACATCAAGGCTGAATGTCTTGAATGTGAACTTTATCTGTCAATACCTTGGATCCTTATATTTAGCCAGGAGCACCCTTTGTAGTGCCCTGGTACCTCCTGGCTTTCAGGAGAGAAGTCTAGCATctcacaaaaaaatctgtatctaGGTTTGTTGTGCAGGCCACCTGGGATAACTGTTTCTATGATCTTGTGGCATTGTCTTTAAACTGCAAGGATATTGCctaatttcttaaaaaacttCCTACTTGGAATCAGGCTGATGGATAAGCATGCTTCCTCCAAATTTACTGTTTGCCCTTCCCATAAATACTTCCTACTTGTCTGCATTCAGATGACAAACTCCTCATAGCTAATATCATTCCTGCTAGGATGCTCAACAAGTTTCTGCTACAAAGTGACTGTTgttgcaaagaaatatttgtgatCTGTTGTGGTAACATTTTCTTTGGGCCCCTAGTACTAATATTTCATGATGTTTATTGCAgggttgtatttttaaaagagataaattttatttttttaatctgaatgcATGACATTTAATGGAATGATGGTTTCAGCAGGtgcagtgctggcagggcagAATCGCCTCCAGATTTTGAGCACTTAAGAACGTTGTGTAATAAGattattaaattttcatttgacAATCCTTTGATctcttttctcagtttaattTAGACGTGCTGATTGTTTGCAGTACACagtttaatgttttaaaaagcaaatcttaattttctgctttttgaaaggGTTGCTGGAGTGATATAGTAGGAAGACGGTATTCCCTGCTTGCTtgtatttttctcagtgctCTGGGTTACTTCCTTCTTGGAACATCCACCACTGTGCTCCTCTTTGCCATTTCTAGAGTCCCTGTAGGTGAGTAAACACTTGGCATTTTGCAGTTTAATTTCCCTGTAGTCTCAGCCTGAGAATTACTACTAGAGAAATCATAATATGTGAATAGCTGCGTAGCATCATCATCCAGCAGCACCAGATGAACCCTAGTAATGGGAAAATCTCTACAAATCCCACGTTCTCTtgacttttttcctgaaaatattttgaaatgaatGCTCAAAAACTTTCACAGCTGTTATGCCACCATGAATGGCTGAATTTTATGAGACTAGGAATACAGCAATTCCTTGAAAGAGGCCATTGTAAGGTTAGTCATTATGGGTGCACAATACACCAGGTCACTGCTGGAAACCTGAGCCTGCACTTGCGATGGAGAATGGAATGATACGTGCATTATTGGgcttttttcttgctgaaaataTACCTGGAAAGGACAGTACAGAATTTGGCTGAAGTATTAAGTCACTTTTTCAATAGAGTCTTTATGTTGTGCAAAAACCATGTGCATTTGCAGCAGTGACACTAACTTTGTGCCAGGAGACGTACCAGAGTTCTTCTAATAGCTGTACACCTTTTGCTATATTCTGGTATAATAAGCATTGGCATTACTGTGAACACATCTACTTAAAGGCATTCTTGTGGCCTTATGGTCTTGATTTTGGAACTGTTTATATTGTTTCTTAATTTGAAGACAATTTGTAATGAATTATGTGATTCATTTTTGATTACTTAGTAGAGGTAGTACTTTTTATTGAATGCTAACATCACTGTGACATTGCAGCCCTGGTTAGAGCAAAGGAGCATAAAATATTGCATTATTAGTATTACTGCAGTATGCTTACCCTTCAGTGCTCTTCTTTTGCTTACATCTTCTCCTGTTCCTCCTTGAGCAGCCAGAATGATGGTTGTGGCCCAGCGTGCTGCAGGATTGTAGCATTAGGTAATCTGTGGTTTATGGAatcttaaaaatagaatttgaaCACCGATCCTTCTGATAGCTTTTGGAGTTTCATTTCAAGTCTTTTGGATTGAGCAAtacatgtttgtttgttttcttttaacattGTGTTACAGGTATTTTCAAACACACTCTGTCCATCTCTAAAGCCCTGCTTTCTGACTTGGTTTCCGAGCGAGACCGCCCTTTGGTAATGGGACGCTTCAATGCAGCCTCCAGTGTGGGCTTCATTCTGGGGCCCGTGGTTGGTGGCTACCTAGCAGAGTTGGAAGATGGCTTTTATCAAACATCTTTCATCTGTGCCTCTATCTTCCTTCTGAATGCTGGTAAGTTGTATGTCATATTTTGTATCTGGGGTCCCTTCATTcctgggttttgtggttttatgCAGTCTGTTAGACCCTGACTTCATGGTGTATCTATGGCGTACATGTTCTGTACACTGGCAGTACTCCTACAGTTTGAACCTCtgtggaaaagcagaagttttctAACATTAAACCTCcagatgctattttttttttttcatatgtatcACTTTTACATTCAGACACAGAATGGAAGTTTTTCATGTGCACAAAGTTGAAGATGAGAAATCAGAATTTTGGCTTGAGCCTCGTTTATATGCTGCGAAGGTGTCacctcagtgttttctttccttgctttcacTGCATTTGAAATTGAAATGATGCTGTAAATACTACGAGACTTaatctttgtaatttttctaaGTTGTTGAAGATTGTTGAAGTCCTTTTTTGAATTTGATCTTTACATTAAGTAAGCTGTTACAATCAGGCTATAATGTCTTCCATACAATGTTAATGCAACCGaatgaaatcagattttttttgatGTATGTAGGTCTTGTCTGGTTGTTACCCTGGAGTGAAGAGAACACTGGCAGTAGGGTACATCAACAAGGCAGCAAAGGAACAGACAGTTTCTCAGCAAAAGCAAATTGTGACCTGCACTTGAAATCAGCAACTAACGGAGCTTTGCCAAGCGAAAGTCTTTTCCAGTCTCCGTGGCTCCAAGTTGTGACAGTGCTGAAGAGGATTAAAGGAATTGCATGCTCTGATCTGTGGGATATACTTTTAGTGCGGCTGCTGATGTCTGTTGCTATACTGCTGTACTATAGTAATTTTAGTCTGGCCATGGAGGAGAGATTTGGGGTGAAACCCTTGTTTTCTGGATACCTAATAA from Heliangelus exortis chromosome 1, bHelExo1.hap1, whole genome shotgun sequence harbors:
- the MFSD9 gene encoding major facilitator superfamily domain-containing protein 9, yielding MFRAAAAAAAGRMEEEEEDGGRGAAGIPAAVATSSSRRFVRCLYMVGFLDLFGVSMVVPLMNLHIKSLGASHTVAGIIGSLYGIMQLFSSTFVGCWSDIVGRRYSLLACIFLSALGYFLLGTSTTVLLFAISRVPVGIFKHTLSISKALLSDLVSERDRPLVMGRFNAASSVGFILGPVVGGYLAELEDGFYQTSFICASIFLLNAGLVWLLPWSEENTGSRVHQQGSKGTDSFSAKANCDLHLKSATNGALPSESLFQSPWLQVVTVLKRIKGIACSDLWDILLVRLLMSVAILLYYSNFSLAMEERFGVKPLFSGYLISYSSALGVLAGCLLGPITRLYQHNTYRLLLHSSTLTCTLILLYASALSIWMIIFSSTFLAFSTTIGRTCIIDLELTIGGNEASGTLLGVGQSVTSVGRIIAPLLSGIAQEFSPCGPPSLGVGLALVAILIMNMNKQKYCSHGSVKLKKK